A single Panthera tigris isolate Pti1 chromosome A3, P.tigris_Pti1_mat1.1, whole genome shotgun sequence DNA region contains:
- the SIGLEC1 gene encoding sialoadhesin gives MDYLIQLLQLTSSISAGLASWGVSSPQDVKGVKGSCLVIPCVFSFPADVEVPHGITAIWYYDYSGKRQVVSHSENPKLAEAHFRGRAQLLGRTEHRICSLMLKDLQPEDSGSYNFRFEISDGNRWSDVKGTVVTVTEKPEEPTIAWPAELREGMEANFNCSTPYACPEEQISLQWLGQDPARSITSNHQKLEPTGISHLGTLHMPLSWQDHGRTLQCQLSVANHKTQGKIHLQVQYAPKGVEILLSPSGRNILPGDLVILTCKVNSSYPEVSSTQWAKDGTQLKVQGPVLQLPQVAWGDAGVYTCQAGNGVGSTVSPPVSLHVFTAEVQVSPAGPVLENQTVTLTCNTPKEAPSKLRYSWYRNHVLLEDAHSHTLQLHSTTRADTGFYFCEVHNSYGSQRSGPVSVVVNHPPLVPDLTAFLETQEGLVGLFHCSVVSEPVATLVLSHNGLILASTPGEEDHSSRFSVFSNPNSLNLEIRDLQPGDSGKYTCSATNSLGNSSSTLDFQAKVAHLLISPTAEVVEGQGVTLSCRSGLSPTPDIRFSWYRNGALLFEGPSSSFHLPAASSTDTGSYYCQAKDGHSASGPSSSAILTVLYAPRQPTLTAQLDPDAAGVGARRQGLLLCRVDSNPPAQLRLLHGDHVVASSSLPWGCGGCSQHLKVTRAPNLLRVEIRDPVLEDEGVYLCEASNALGNTSASATFDAQATILVITPSRTLREGTVANLTCSVNREASGPANFSWFRNGALWAQGPLETVTLLPVARTDAALYACRILTEAGAQLSTPVVLSVLYPPEPPKLSALLDVGEGHVAVFICTVDSRPVAQLALFHGERLLATSLGPLLPHHGRLQVKATANSLKLEVRDLNLEDSGSYRCEATNALGSTNSSLFFQVQGAWVQVSPSPELREGQAVVLRCQVPTGVLEGTSYLWYRDGQPLPESNSATLHFAAITVSQAGAYHCQAQSPGSATTSQAAPVILHVSYAPRQATLTTLMDTGPGRLGLLLCRVNSDPPAQLQLLHGDHLVASTLQGVGELASSSPRLQVAVAPNTLRLEIHNAALEDEGVYTCQATNTLGQTSASANFDAQAVSVQVWPKAIVQEGQLVNLTCLVWTTNQTQLTYIWYQDGQQRPGAHSILLPNVTVTDAASYRCGVLTPGRAPRLSRPVILDVLYAPRSLRLTYLLESRGGRLALVLCTVDSHPAAQLALRHAGRLLASSTTASVPNTLRLELWEPRPSDEGLYSCSAHSPLGQANASLELRLEGVRVTLSPSAAVPEGAPVTVTCKDPAAHPPTLYAWYHNSRWLQEGPAASLSIPAATRAHAGAYTCQVRDAQGTRSSRPTALQVHYAPRDVVLSSFRDSRASPMTVVQCTVDSEPPAELALSRDGKVLATSHGVDGLASGTGHIQVARNALRLQVQEVPSGDKDTYVCTAHNFLGSVNTTGQLQAEGARVVAEPGLDVPEGAPLNLSCRLPGGPGPIGNSTFAWFWNGQRLHVEPGPTLAFTHVARAQAGAYHCRAQHPSGTTTSAPVMLRVLYPPTMPTMTVFVEPEGGIQGILDCRVDSEPLASLSLHLGTRLVASSQAWGAPAEPHIRVTATANVLRVDMEELRPSDQGEYVCSASNALGSASASTYFGTRALHRLSLFQKLLWVLGLLVGLLFLLLGLGAFCAWRRHFRKASMGENLVEMDSQKETAQEEEVTRICNDAGFVNKVALSPACLCENNSATSDFL, from the exons GCCTGGCCTCATGGGGTGTCTCCAGTCCCCAGGATGTGAAGGGCGTGAAGGGGTCCTGCCTCGTCATCCCCTGTGTCTTCAGCTTTCCAGCTGATGTGGAAGTGCCACATGGCATCACAGCCATCTGGTACTACGACTACTCGGGCAAGAGGCAGGTGGTGAGCCACTCGGAGAACCCCAAGCTGGCGGAGGCACACTTTCGTGGCCGCGCCCAGCTCTTGGGGCGCACTGAGCACAGGATATGCAGCCTGATGCTGAAGGACCTGCAGCCTGAGGATTCGGGCTCCTACAACTTCCGTTTTGAGATCAGTGATGGCAACCGCTGGTCAGATGTCAAAGGCACTGTGGTCACCGtgacag AGAAGCCCGAGGAGCCCACGATCGCTTGGCCAGCGGAGCTTCGCGAAGGCATGGAGGCCAACTTCAACTGCTCCACTCCCTACGCCTGCCCGGAGGAGCAGATCAGCCTGCAGTGGCTAGGCCAGGACCCCGCGCGCTCCATCACTTCCAACCACCAGAAGCTCGAGCCCACGGGCATCAGCCACTTGGGGACCCTCCATATGCCCCTGTCCTGGCAGGACCATGGCCGGACCCTGCAATGCCAACTCTCGGTAGCCAACCACAAGACTCAGGGCAAGATTCACCTCCAAGTGCAGT ATGCCCCCAAGGGTGTGGAGATCCTTCTTAGCCCCTCAGGGCGGAACATCCTTCCAGGTGATCTGGTCATACTCACCTGCAAGGTGAACAGCAGCTACCCCGAGGTCAGTTCCACGCAGTGGGCCAAGGATGGGACGCAGCTCAAAGTCCAGGGTCCTGTGCTGCAGTTGCCCCAGGTGGCCTGGGGTGATGCCGGTGTCTACACCTGCCAAGCTGGGAATGGCGTGGGCTCCACGGTGTCGCCCCCTGTCAGCCTCCACGTCTTTA CGGCTGAGGTCCAGGTGAGCCCAGCAGGCCCCGTCCTAGAGAACCAGACGGTGACACTGACCTGCAACACGCCCAAAGAAGCGCCCAGCAAGCTGCGCTACAGCTGGTACAGGAACCACGTCTTGCTGGAGGACGCCCACAGCCACACCCTGCAGCTGCACTCGACCACCAGGGCCGATACCGGCTTCTACTTCTGCGAGGTGCACAATTCCTACGGCAGCCAGCGCTCTGGCCCCGTCAGCGTGGTGGTCAACC ACCCGCCCCTTGTGCCAGACCTAACTGCCTTCTTGGAGACGCAGGAGGGGCTGGTGGGCCTCTTCCACTGCTCGGTGGTCAGCGAGCCCGTGGCCACCCTGGTGCTGTCACACAATGGCCTCATCCTGGCCTCCACCCCAGGGGAGGAGGACCACAGCTCGCGCTTCAGTGTCTTCTCCAACCCCAACTCCCTGAACCTGGAGATCCGAGACTTGCAGCCAGGCGACAGTGGGAAATACACGTGCTCAGCCACCAACTCCCTTGGGAAttcatcctccaccctggacTTCCAGGCCAAAG TGGCCCACCTCCTCATCAGCCCCACAGCAGAAGTGGTAGAAGGGCAAGGAGTAACACTGAGCTGCAGGAGTGGTCTGAGCCCGACGCCTGACATCCGCTTCTCCTGGTACCGGAATGGAGCCCTGCTTTTCGAGGGGCCCAGCAGCAGCTTTCATCTCCCTGCGGCCTCCAGCACCGACACCGGCTCTTACTACTGTCAGGCCAAGGATGGCCACAGTGCCAGCGGCCCCTCTTCCTCCGCCATCCTCACTGTGCTCT ATGCCCCACGCCAGCCCACACTCACTGCCCAGCTGGACCCTGACGCCGCAGGGGTTGGGGCTAGACGTCAAGGACTCCTCTTGTGCCGTGTGGACAGCAACCCCCCCGCCCAGCTGCGACTGCTCCACGGGGACCATGTTGTGGCCTCTTCTTCCCTGCCATGGGGCTGTGGGGGTTGTTCTCAGCACCTAAAGGTCACCAGAGCCCCCAACCTGCTGCGTGTGGAGATTCGTGACCCAGTGTTGGAGGATGAGGGTGTGTACCTGTGTGAGGCCAGCAATGCACTGGGCAACACCTCTGCCTCTGCAACCTTTGATGCCCAAG CCACTATTCTGGTCATCACACCATCGCGCACGCTGCGAGAGGGCACCGTGGCCAACCTGACCTGCAGTGTGAACCGGGAGGCCAGCGGCCCTGCCAACTTCTCCTGGTTCCGGAATGGGGCGTTGTGGGCCCAGGGCCCCCTGGAGACCGTGACGCTGCTGCCTGTGGCCAGAACAGATGCTGCCCTCTATGCCTGCCGCATTCTTACCGAGGCTGGGGCCCAGCTCTCCACCCCAGTGGTCCTGAGTGTGCTCT ATCCTCCAGAACCTCCAAAGCTGTCAGCCCTCCTGGATGTGGGCGAGGGCCATGTAGCTGTGTTCATTTGCACTGTGGACAGTCGCCCTGTGGCCCAGCTGGCCCTGTTCCATGGGGAGCGCCTCCTGGCCACCAGCCTGGGGCCCCTGCTCCCACACCATGGCCGCCTCcaggtcaaagccacagccaACTCCCTGAAGCTAGAGGTCCGAGACTTGAACTTGGAGGACTCCGGAAGCTACCGATGTGAGGCCACAAATGCCCTTGGATCCACCAATAGCTCCCTCTTCTTTCAGGTTCAAG GAGCCTGGGTCCAGGTGTCACCATCGCCCGAGCTCCGGGAGGGCCAGGCTGTGGTCTTGAGATGCCAGGTGCCCACAGGGGTCCTGGAGGGGACCTCATACCTCTGGTATCGGGATGGCCAGCCCCTCCCGGAGTCGAACTCGGCCACGCTCCACTTTGCAGCCATTACTGTGAGTCAGGCTGGGGCGTACCATTGCCAAGCCCAGTCTCCAGGCTCAGCCACCACGAGCCAGGCCGCCCCTGTCATCCTCCACGTGTCCT ATGCCCCTCGCCAGGCCACGCTCACCACCCTGATGGACACAGGCCCTGGGCGACTGGGCCTCCTCCTGTGCCGTGTGAACAGTGACCCTCCAGCCCAGCTGCAACTGCTCCACGGGGACCACCTCGTGGCCTCTACCCTACAAGGTGTGGGGGAACTTGCAAGCAGCTCTCCGCGGCTGCAGGTGGCTGTGGCCCCCAACACCCTACGCCTGGAGATCCACAATGCAGCGCTGGAGGATGAGGGCGTCTACACCTGTCAGGCCACCAACACCTTGGGCCAGACCTCAGCCTCTGCCAACTTCGATGCCCAGG ctgtGAGTGTGCAGGTGTGGCCCAAGGCCATCGTGCAGGAAGGGCAGCTGGTGAACCTGACCTGTCTTGTGTGGACCACCAACCAGACCCAGCTCACCTACATATGGTACCAGGACGGGCAGCAGCGCCCAGGGGCCCACTCCATCCTTCTGCCCAATGTCACAGTCACGGATGCTGCCTCCTACCGCTGTGGTGTGCTGACGCCTGGCCGGGCACCCCGCCTCTCCAGACCTGTCATTCTGGATGTCCTCT ACGCACCCCGCAGCCTGCGCCTGACCTACCTCCTCGAGAGCCGTGGTGGACGGCTGGCCCTGGTACTGTGCACTGTGGACAGCCACCCAGCCGCCCAGCTGGCCCTCAGGCATGCTGGCCGCCTCCTGGCCTCCTCGACCACAGCCTCTGTCCCCAACACCCTGCGTCTGGAGCTGTGGGAGCCCCGGCCCAGCGATGAGGGTCTCTACAGTTGCTCTGCCCACAGTCCTCTGGGCCAGGCCAATGCATCCCTGGAACTGCGGCTAGAAG GTGTGCGGGTGACCCTGTCACCATCAGCTGCTGTGCCCGAGGGGGCCCCCGTCACAGTGACCTGTAAAGACCCTGCTGCCCACCCACCTACTCTCTATGCCTGGTACCACAACAGCCGTTGGCTGCAGGAAGgccctgctgcctctctctcgATCCCAGCAGCTACACGGGCTCATGCGGGTGCCTACACCTGCCAGGTCCGGGATGCCCAGGGCACACGCAGCTCCCGGCCCACAGCCCTGCAAGTCCACT ATGCCCCTCGGGATGTTGTCCTGTCGTCGTTTCGGGACTCAAGGGCGAGCCCCATGACCGTGGTACAATGCACCGTGGACAGCGAGCCACCTGCTGAGCTGGCCCTGTCCCGTGATGGCAAAGTTCTGGCCACCAGCCACGGGGTTGACGGCTTGGCATCAGGGACAGGCCATATCCAGGTGGCCCGCAATGCCCTGCGGCTGCAGGTGCAAGAGGTACCCTCAGGTGACAAGGACACCTATGTGTGCACAGCCCACAACTTCCTGGGTTCAGTCAACACCACAGGGCAGCTGCAGGCAGaag GTGCACGTGTGGTGGCCGAGCCAGGGCTGGACGTGCCTGAGGGTGCACCGCTGAACCTGAGCTGTCGCCTCCCTGGTGGTCCTGGGCCCATAGGCAACTCCACCTTCGCTTGGTTCTGGAATGGCCAGCGACTGCACGTGGAGCCTGGACCCACCCTTGCCTTCACCCACGTGGCCCGTGCCCAAGCTGGGGCGTACCACTGCCGGGCCCAACACCCCAGTGGGACCACAACCTCTGCTCCAGTCATGCTCCGGGTTCTAT ACCCTCCCACGATGCCCACCATGACGGTCTTTGTGGAGCCGGAGGGGGGCATCCAGGGCATCTTGGACTGCCGAGTGGACAGCGAGCCCCTAGCCAGCCTGAGCCTTCACCTCGGCACTAGGCTGGTGGCCTCCAGCCAGGCCTGGGGTGCTCCTGCAGAGCCACACATCCGTGTCACGGCCACTGCCAATGTCTTGAGGGTGGACATGGAGGAGCTGAGGCCCAGCGACCAGGGGGAATACGTGTGCTCTGCCTCCAATGCCCTGGGCTCTGCGTCTGCCTCCACCTACTTTGGAACCAGAG CTCTGCACCGCCTGAGTCTGTTCCAGAAGCTACTCTGGGTCCTGGGGCTGCTGGTGGGCCTCCTCTTCCTGTTGTTGGGCCTGGGGGCCTTCTGCGCCTGGAG GAGGCATTTTCGTAAGGCGAGCATGGGTGAGAATTTGGTTGAGATGGATTCTCAGAAGGAGACGGCACAG GAGGAGGAGGTCACCAGAATCTGCAATGACGCAGGCTTCGTGAACAAGGTAGCACTGAGTCCTGCCTGCCTCTGTGAAAACAATTCTGCGACATCTGACTTTCTGTGA